The following are from one region of the Arthrobacter sp. TMP15 genome:
- a CDS encoding M23 family metallopeptidase — MSEVKQRGRRRASPSVTHELVSTPGTRREAIAAERLSSPSNISVAHLLRVHAASGTGQRVGMAMAATGLVLAVTLPSAQALDAHQIDTVASSAVSVETAVTAGAEIPITFASPEVASALNPDGMLKETLKVNASNVTPQAAKGTLGAPLKNLVTSSPFGGRISPITGQMGEQHTGQDFAIASGNEVLAAAGGTVTFSGWHQYGGGNRVVVDHGNGLSTSYNHMSANAVKVGQHVERGELVGFSGSTGASTGPHLHFEVIINDEPVDPMGWL, encoded by the coding sequence GTGTCAGAAGTTAAACAGCGGGGACGTCGTCGCGCGTCACCGTCGGTAACTCACGAGCTTGTTTCCACACCGGGAACCCGCCGCGAAGCAATTGCTGCAGAGCGTTTAAGTTCGCCCTCAAATATTTCGGTCGCCCACCTGCTGCGTGTTCATGCGGCAAGTGGAACTGGCCAAAGAGTTGGCATGGCCATGGCTGCCACCGGCCTAGTCTTGGCTGTCACTCTGCCTTCCGCTCAGGCCCTTGACGCCCACCAGATTGATACTGTTGCCTCTTCCGCAGTATCAGTGGAGACCGCTGTCACGGCGGGTGCGGAAATCCCCATCACGTTTGCCTCACCCGAGGTTGCCAGTGCCCTGAATCCTGATGGCATGCTCAAGGAGACCCTGAAGGTAAACGCCTCCAATGTCACCCCGCAGGCAGCCAAGGGAACTCTTGGCGCACCACTGAAGAACCTGGTGACAAGCTCGCCCTTCGGTGGGCGCATCAGTCCCATCACCGGGCAGATGGGTGAACAGCACACGGGCCAAGACTTTGCCATAGCCAGCGGGAATGAAGTTCTTGCAGCGGCCGGCGGCACCGTGACGTTCTCGGGTTGGCATCAGTATGGTGGCGGCAACCGCGTAGTGGTGGATCACGGCAATGGACTTTCAACGTCCTACAACCACATGAGCGCCAATGCCGTGAAGGTTGGCCAGCATGTTGAGCGCGGAGAGCTTGTGGGCTTCAGCGGCTCCACGGGCGCCTCTACAGGGCCCCATTTGCACTTTGAAGTAATCATCAATGACGAACCAGTTGACCCCATGGGCTGGCTTTAA
- a CDS encoding metal-dependent transcriptional regulator, with protein sequence MADLIDTTEMYLRTILELEEENIVALRARIAERLHHSGPTVSQTIGRMERDGLVVVSGDRHLELTPVGRDKATRVMRKHRLAERLLADVIGLDWAYVHEEACRWEHVMSERVEQRLFDLLGRPNESPYGNPIPGLEELGGEVAPQFAAGLVTLVEAMSTYSPGQQVVIHRLSERIQVEPELLLQLDEGGLRPGARISLAQVGEYVSVRVPGIEGALELPPEVASHVFVAMS encoded by the coding sequence GTGGCTGATCTGATTGACACGACCGAAATGTATTTGCGGACCATCCTTGAGCTGGAGGAAGAGAACATCGTGGCACTGCGGGCACGCATTGCCGAACGTCTTCACCATTCGGGCCCCACCGTCTCACAAACCATTGGCCGTATGGAGCGCGACGGCTTGGTTGTAGTCTCTGGGGATAGGCATTTAGAGCTCACACCTGTCGGTCGGGACAAGGCTACCCGCGTGATGCGCAAGCACCGGCTGGCTGAAAGGCTCCTTGCTGATGTGATTGGTCTTGATTGGGCTTACGTCCATGAGGAGGCTTGCCGCTGGGAACACGTGATGAGCGAAAGGGTTGAGCAGCGACTGTTTGACTTACTTGGCCGTCCCAATGAGTCACCCTACGGAAATCCGATTCCGGGGTTAGAGGAGCTGGGTGGTGAAGTTGCGCCGCAATTTGCAGCCGGGCTCGTCACCCTCGTAGAGGCCATGTCAACGTATTCCCCCGGACAGCAGGTTGTGATCCACAGACTTTCTGAACGCATCCAGGTTGAGCCGGAGCTGTTGCTTCAGCTCGATGAAGGCGGCTTGCGTCCCGGAGCGCGAATTTCATTGGCCCAGGTGGGGGAATACGTCTCCGTCCGCGTCCCTGGTATTGAGGGAGCCCTGGAACTGCCGCCTGAAGTTGCTTCACACGTCTTCGTTGCAATGAGCTAG
- a CDS encoding cold shock domain-containing protein has product MPIGKVKWYDNEKGFGIIAADDGREVFLRANALPADAVDIKPGMRMEFGVADGRKGAQAMAAKILDRSASVAKAKRMPARDLAPIVQDLVSLLENSVGSLTNGKYPDGDASKIAAALRKVADNFDA; this is encoded by the coding sequence GTGCCTATTGGCAAAGTGAAGTGGTATGACAATGAAAAGGGTTTCGGCATTATTGCCGCCGACGACGGACGCGAAGTTTTCCTGCGTGCCAATGCTCTTCCCGCTGACGCAGTCGACATCAAGCCGGGCATGCGGATGGAGTTTGGCGTAGCCGATGGCCGCAAGGGCGCTCAAGCCATGGCAGCCAAAATCCTGGACCGCAGCGCTTCAGTGGCGAAGGCCAAGCGCATGCCAGCACGCGACCTCGCCCCGATTGTGCAGGACCTGGTTTCCCTGCTTGAAAACTCTGTAGGATCTTTGACCAATGGCAAATACCCTGACGGTGATGCGAGCAAGATTGCTGCAGCGCTGCGCAAGGTTGCCGACAACTTCGACGCATAG
- a CDS encoding class I SAM-dependent methyltransferase: MKYEESVAEHYAHGNVEERLLGIIRAAGGDTRNFSQADLHGADQLHIGGSAATARIAARAGIYAGSRVIDLGSGIGAVSRYLAQEFGATVHGIDLTPQFVATARSLTERTGLSAHVTFSQGSILALPFENGSFDAALMVHVGMNIPAKDKVFAEAARVLRPGGVLALYDIMLLGGDVEEYPLPWATTADTSFIQPPLAYSDALAQAGFSVDVEAKPLA; this comes from the coding sequence ATGAAATACGAAGAGTCCGTTGCCGAACACTACGCCCACGGCAACGTTGAAGAGCGGCTACTGGGCATTATCCGGGCCGCGGGCGGGGACACTAGAAACTTTTCCCAAGCCGATCTGCACGGCGCGGACCAACTTCATATTGGCGGCTCCGCAGCTACCGCACGGATCGCAGCCCGCGCAGGCATTTACGCAGGAAGCCGTGTCATTGATCTGGGCTCCGGCATTGGGGCAGTGTCCAGGTACCTGGCCCAAGAATTCGGTGCCACTGTCCATGGAATTGATCTGACGCCACAATTTGTTGCCACAGCCCGCTCCCTGACCGAACGCACAGGGTTGTCCGCCCATGTGACATTTAGTCAGGGCAGTATCTTGGCTCTGCCTTTCGAAAATGGGAGCTTTGATGCGGCGCTCATGGTGCATGTGGGAATGAACATCCCCGCCAAAGACAAGGTCTTTGCAGAGGCTGCGCGTGTTCTGCGCCCCGGCGGCGTTTTGGCGCTCTACGACATCATGCTTCTGGGAGGGGACGTGGAAGAGTATCCACTGCCATGGGCCACAACTGCAGATACCTCGTTTATACAACCACCCCTTGCCTACAGCGATGCGCTGGCACAGGCTGGATTCAGCGTGGATGTTGAAGCGAAACCCTTAGCCTAA
- a CDS encoding helicase-associated domain-containing protein produces MSTLAAFAVELAARSDAELCHLLRLRPDAMTPPVATFADLASRLSTAHSVNLALAQLNLPQLQVLAALPAGKNPNSYSAWLPSLHRLALILSTAGTQEGDKYDGVRQDFLPLAAVAPVLCGSTYGSTPGSTPGPDLEGPLQSLAPVFPLPTVPLSARDNACGSAMETLLRSIRTLIELAQNTPLEALRGGGASVRTVRKVSRELLSNDPAAGFYLELAAMAGLITFDAGTLKWQVAEHNWLEQDRAQQWLQLVKPWLHSPRPTLLNPPRCVDKAASTRPLTGMAHLSPISQSASMRFTVLCALSALAPVMSAGAAAADGKAPVPTHVALQEYLRWRHPRRSVEVCAQLPGVLAELELLGLTGAGALSEPGQAVALTDWDGADAALGTLLPAPIEHFIIQGDLTAVAPGFLAPAVAAQLKLLAVPEGHGAAGIFRFSQASLEGAVSAGMDEEAILGFLLTHSSTAVPQSLSYLISAAAHGTAVPPGSRPLSAGATHQVPAQEAATAEDEESIAARVATQIARLRSQPLFSVAGGGESGPALVMEELRQAIAADVDIWLQIVTAAGERERLRLRPLSLVAGTLKTFLAGGTTERRFSIHRIMATEQAEEMAEPEQPESSDPGKAGPQRRREQHG; encoded by the coding sequence ATGAGTACGCTGGCCGCTTTCGCGGTTGAGTTGGCTGCGCGCAGTGACGCCGAACTGTGCCACCTGCTGCGTCTGCGCCCGGATGCAATGACCCCACCGGTTGCCACATTCGCTGACCTTGCCAGCAGGCTTTCAACCGCACACAGCGTGAATCTGGCGCTGGCGCAGCTGAACCTCCCTCAATTGCAAGTGCTGGCCGCCCTGCCCGCCGGCAAGAATCCCAACTCCTATTCCGCATGGCTGCCAAGTTTGCATCGTCTTGCTCTGATCCTCTCCACTGCCGGGACGCAGGAGGGGGACAAGTACGACGGCGTGCGGCAGGACTTCCTGCCCCTCGCCGCAGTAGCGCCAGTCTTATGCGGGAGCACCTACGGCTCTACTCCCGGTTCTACTCCCGGCCCGGATCTAGAAGGTCCCCTGCAATCATTGGCGCCTGTTTTTCCGCTACCAACAGTGCCGCTCAGTGCGCGGGACAACGCCTGTGGCAGTGCCATGGAAACCTTGTTGCGCAGCATAAGAACACTCATAGAGTTAGCCCAGAACACTCCTCTTGAGGCATTGCGAGGTGGTGGCGCCAGTGTGCGCACGGTGCGTAAAGTTTCAAGAGAACTTCTCTCTAACGACCCGGCAGCGGGGTTTTACCTAGAACTGGCAGCCATGGCCGGTCTGATCACTTTTGACGCTGGCACCCTGAAATGGCAAGTGGCGGAGCATAATTGGCTGGAGCAGGACCGCGCCCAGCAGTGGCTTCAACTCGTTAAGCCATGGCTACACAGTCCCCGTCCAACCCTGCTGAACCCGCCACGCTGCGTCGATAAGGCTGCCAGCACGAGGCCTTTGACTGGAATGGCACACCTTTCGCCGATTTCCCAGAGTGCATCAATGCGCTTCACAGTTCTCTGCGCACTTTCCGCGCTGGCACCCGTTATGAGCGCTGGGGCAGCCGCAGCCGACGGCAAAGCGCCCGTACCCACGCATGTAGCACTCCAGGAATACCTGCGGTGGCGCCATCCCCGCCGGTCAGTTGAAGTCTGCGCCCAACTCCCCGGCGTCCTGGCCGAGCTAGAACTCCTGGGGCTTACTGGAGCGGGCGCACTGAGTGAGCCCGGACAGGCCGTGGCACTGACAGATTGGGACGGTGCTGATGCGGCATTGGGGACGTTGCTGCCAGCTCCCATTGAACACTTCATCATTCAAGGCGATCTGACGGCTGTGGCTCCCGGTTTTCTAGCACCGGCAGTGGCGGCACAACTGAAATTACTGGCAGTCCCTGAGGGCCACGGTGCTGCCGGGATCTTTCGTTTTAGCCAAGCCTCCCTAGAGGGTGCAGTTTCTGCCGGGATGGATGAAGAAGCCATCCTTGGTTTCCTGCTGACGCATTCAAGTACAGCTGTGCCACAATCGTTGAGTTATCTGATTTCAGCCGCCGCACACGGCACAGCAGTGCCCCCGGGTTCCAGGCCGCTTTCCGCAGGAGCAACACACCAAGTGCCAGCGCAGGAAGCCGCCACAGCCGAGGATGAAGAGAGCATCGCAGCACGGGTGGCCACCCAGATTGCACGTCTGCGCAGTCAGCCGCTCTTCTCCGTAGCAGGTGGTGGCGAGTCGGGACCAGCACTTGTCATGGAAGAATTGCGGCAGGCAATAGCGGCAGATGTTGACATCTGGCTGCAGATTGTCACCGCTGCCGGGGAACGTGAGAGGCTCCGGCTCCGTCCACTCTCACTTGTTGCTGGCACGCTAAAGACATTTCTGGCCGGCGGCACTACGGAGCGGCGCTTCAGCATTCATCGCATTATGGCAACGGAACAAGCGGAAGAAATGGCGGAACCGGAGCAACCCGAATCCTCCGATCCCGGTAAAGCCGGCCCACAAAGAAGGAGAGAGCAGCATGGCTGA
- a CDS encoding sulfatase-like hydrolase/transferase, with the protein MPSKNAQRQPNIMIIISDDHGYADRSILGVQADVSTPALDRLAAEGVSCSNAYVTAPICSPSRAGLAAGSYQQRWGARWFTDSEISPANVPTIAELMRAQDYTTGYFGKVHYGTEHHGDRGTPPQHGYDESFYGLAGESMGRLNYLHHSEEAVDEYGEAAGPMAVQPLWNGEEPQELEGFLTDAIGERTREFVAEHANKPFLATVAFNAVHNFCWQLPADELKKRGLPAYEDWNPGASQYLDWYDGAISPHLENGRAYYLAQLELMDGQIGLILDQLDELGLAEDTIVIYLTDNGGSTCNYGVNLPLRGTKYTLWEGGVRVPFILRWPNNVRAGTTHAGLTSAMDIVPTALAAAGADPAVYAHCDGRDLLGRDLLGASCEAGMSDSQGFLQGGHEALHWDCGWQWSVRKGDWKLQWVEPESPVADAIRDVERAEPGSGYFLCNLAADPAETTNLHDAEPALVAELTALHQAWAAGVNGEHSLSV; encoded by the coding sequence ATGCCGTCCAAGAATGCACAGCGCCAGCCCAACATCATGATCATCATCTCCGATGACCACGGCTATGCCGACCGTTCCATTCTGGGCGTGCAAGCTGATGTGAGCACTCCGGCCCTTGACCGACTGGCAGCAGAAGGGGTCTCCTGCAGCAATGCCTACGTCACGGCACCCATTTGCTCCCCGTCGAGGGCGGGGTTGGCGGCGGGCAGCTATCAGCAGCGCTGGGGTGCTCGGTGGTTCACCGATTCCGAGATTTCGCCAGCCAATGTGCCAACTATTGCCGAACTGATGCGGGCACAGGATTACACCACCGGCTACTTCGGCAAAGTGCACTATGGCACCGAACATCATGGGGACCGCGGCACTCCGCCCCAGCATGGTTATGACGAATCGTTCTACGGCCTCGCCGGGGAATCCATGGGCCGGCTCAATTACCTGCACCACTCAGAAGAAGCCGTTGATGAGTATGGTGAGGCGGCAGGTCCCATGGCTGTCCAGCCACTGTGGAATGGTGAGGAACCCCAAGAGTTGGAAGGCTTCCTCACCGATGCCATTGGCGAACGTACCCGGGAGTTCGTGGCTGAACATGCCAACAAACCGTTTCTGGCAACTGTTGCGTTCAACGCCGTCCACAACTTTTGCTGGCAGCTACCTGCGGATGAACTAAAGAAACGCGGGCTGCCAGCCTATGAAGATTGGAATCCCGGAGCAAGTCAGTACCTTGACTGGTACGACGGCGCCATCAGTCCCCACCTGGAAAATGGTAGAGCGTATTACCTGGCTCAGCTGGAATTGATGGATGGGCAGATCGGGCTGATACTGGACCAGCTTGATGAGTTGGGGCTTGCCGAAGACACGATCGTCATATACCTGACGGACAATGGTGGTTCCACCTGCAACTACGGAGTCAATTTGCCTCTGCGCGGCACTAAATACACGCTGTGGGAAGGCGGAGTGCGGGTGCCGTTTATTCTCCGTTGGCCCAACAATGTTCGCGCAGGCACCACTCATGCTGGCCTCACCAGTGCCATGGATATTGTGCCTACGGCGCTCGCGGCTGCTGGGGCGGACCCTGCCGTGTACGCCCACTGCGACGGGCGGGATTTGCTGGGCCGGGATTTGCTGGGCGCATCCTGTGAAGCAGGTATGAGTGATTCACAAGGTTTCCTGCAGGGCGGGCACGAAGCTCTTCATTGGGATTGCGGCTGGCAATGGTCGGTGCGTAAAGGCGACTGGAAGCTGCAGTGGGTGGAGCCTGAATCGCCGGTGGCAGACGCCATCCGGGATGTTGAGCGTGCCGAACCTGGCAGCGGTTACTTCCTGTGTAATCTGGCAGCCGATCCAGCAGAAACCACTAACTTGCACGACGCCGAGCCTGCCTTGGTAGCCGAACTCACCGCTCTGCACCAGGCATGGGCTGCTGGCGTGAACGGGGAACACTCACTGTCAGTGTGA
- a CDS encoding TIM barrel protein: protein MESVFQTILEQDPQPVERRIMPLAFSTLGCPGDSLAQVIATAHNAGATGLELRAAAGEFVYPQMDAAQRAALATELADAGLTVLALASYVRICAPTGTAGNGTYGEAGTFGEDGANDPVLAELLAAVDHAAELSAQNPGQGQCAQLRVFPGAGLEPTQRGVEPSPEMAAADLRGARRLNAAASHATACGVKILLETHDSHPRAADVCRILAHVDAAAPVGVIWDLMHPWRYDEAPEVTASLLTDWLAYAQFKDGVRQPGSHTVTLTLPGEGELPLAAMHALAQKIASDHGNSDPWISLEWERAWYPELPHVSTALASLKTALAEPENQNSK from the coding sequence ATGGAAAGCGTTTTCCAGACTATTCTTGAACAAGACCCGCAACCCGTTGAAAGGCGCATCATGCCATTGGCGTTCTCCACCCTGGGCTGCCCAGGGGATTCCCTTGCCCAAGTTATTGCTACAGCCCACAACGCCGGAGCCACCGGACTTGAGCTGCGCGCGGCGGCGGGCGAGTTTGTGTATCCGCAGATGGATGCGGCCCAGCGAGCGGCTTTGGCCACCGAGCTGGCCGACGCCGGCCTGACGGTACTTGCGCTGGCTAGCTACGTCCGCATTTGTGCGCCCACAGGTACCGCCGGCAACGGTACTTATGGTGAGGCCGGTACTTTCGGTGAGGACGGCGCGAACGATCCGGTGCTCGCGGAACTACTGGCCGCCGTCGACCATGCCGCAGAGCTTTCCGCCCAAAACCCAGGGCAAGGACAGTGCGCCCAACTGCGGGTGTTTCCCGGTGCAGGTCTGGAGCCCACACAGCGGGGGGTCGAACCTTCTCCTGAAATGGCTGCTGCGGATCTCCGTGGTGCACGCCGGCTTAATGCTGCGGCCAGCCATGCCACAGCATGCGGGGTAAAAATTTTGTTGGAGACGCACGATTCGCACCCTCGTGCTGCAGATGTTTGCCGAATATTGGCCCACGTGGATGCCGCTGCGCCGGTTGGGGTCATTTGGGATCTCATGCACCCTTGGCGGTATGACGAAGCGCCGGAGGTGACTGCCTCGCTGCTGACCGATTGGCTGGCCTATGCCCAGTTCAAGGATGGGGTGCGGCAACCGGGCTCGCACACAGTTACGCTCACGCTGCCGGGGGAGGGCGAGCTTCCTCTGGCTGCCATGCACGCCCTGGCGCAGAAGATCGCTTCAGATCACGGAAATTCGGACCCGTGGATTTCACTTGAGTGGGAGCGTGCCTGGTATCCGGAGCTACCCCACGTCTCCACTGCGCTGGCCTCGCTTAAGACGGCACTGGCCGAACCTGAGAATCAAAACAGCAAGTAG
- a CDS encoding DNA repair helicase XPB, with the protein MADGPLIVQSDKTILLEVAHPDSSAARHAIAAFAELERAPEHMHSYRITPLGLWNARAAGLDAEHVVDTLLSYSRYPVPHALLLDVAEVMARYGRLRLEKDAHHGLVLRSEDELILAEVCHVKKVASLLGARIDPLTVVVHGAARGELKQLLLKAGWPAEDLAGYVDGTAHLIALNENMEPTPWALRPYQRVAVENFWAGGSGVVVLPCGAGKTLVGAAAMAASGTTTLILVTNTLSARQWKAELLKRTTLTESEIGEYSGTVKELRPVTIATYQVLTTKRNGTYPHMNLLNDNNWGLLIYDEVHLLPAPIFRMTAELQARRRLGLTATLVREDGREGEVFALIGPKRYDAPWKEIEAQGYIAPADCVEVRVDLARSERLAYATVDDGGKYRLCATSLAKSVVTQQLVAAHAGEQILVIGQYIDQLDELAARLAAPLIKGTTDVKERERLFAEFRAGRLSTLVVSKVANFSIDLPEASVAIQVSGAFGSRQEEAQRLGRLMRPKADGRTARFYTLVARDTVDADFAAKRQRFLAEQGYAYRIMDAKDAASPPPP; encoded by the coding sequence ATGGCTGATGGCCCCTTGATTGTGCAAAGCGATAAAACAATTTTGCTGGAAGTGGCCCATCCGGATTCCAGTGCCGCACGCCACGCCATAGCCGCCTTTGCCGAGCTGGAACGCGCCCCGGAACACATGCACAGCTACCGGATCACTCCCCTCGGGCTGTGGAACGCCAGAGCAGCAGGGCTCGATGCCGAACATGTTGTTGATACGCTGCTGAGCTACTCTCGCTACCCGGTGCCACACGCTCTGCTCCTTGACGTTGCCGAGGTCATGGCACGTTACGGGCGGTTGCGGTTGGAAAAGGACGCCCATCATGGTCTTGTGCTGCGCAGCGAGGACGAGCTGATCCTGGCCGAGGTCTGCCATGTCAAGAAAGTTGCGTCTTTGCTTGGTGCCCGCATAGATCCACTGACAGTTGTGGTCCATGGGGCTGCACGCGGTGAGCTTAAGCAGCTGCTACTCAAGGCCGGTTGGCCTGCCGAGGACCTGGCCGGCTACGTTGACGGTACTGCGCATTTGATTGCGTTGAATGAAAATATGGAACCCACCCCGTGGGCGCTGCGCCCATACCAACGTGTGGCAGTAGAGAATTTTTGGGCTGGCGGATCCGGTGTGGTGGTTTTGCCGTGTGGGGCAGGCAAAACGCTGGTGGGCGCCGCGGCCATGGCCGCTTCCGGTACCACCACACTGATCTTGGTGACCAATACGCTCTCGGCCCGGCAGTGGAAGGCTGAGCTGCTCAAACGCACAACGTTGACTGAGTCAGAAATTGGCGAGTATTCCGGTACTGTTAAAGAATTACGCCCTGTCACGATCGCCACCTACCAGGTCCTGACAACCAAGCGCAATGGCACCTACCCGCATATGAACCTTCTCAATGACAATAACTGGGGTTTGTTGATCTATGACGAGGTTCATCTGCTGCCCGCCCCGATCTTCCGTATGACCGCTGAGCTGCAGGCGCGCCGCAGGCTGGGACTGACGGCCACCTTGGTGCGTGAAGATGGCCGCGAGGGCGAAGTTTTCGCACTGATCGGGCCCAAACGCTATGACGCCCCGTGGAAGGAAATCGAGGCGCAGGGCTATATTGCCCCGGCCGACTGCGTTGAGGTTCGTGTGGATCTGGCCCGTTCGGAGCGGTTGGCTTACGCTACGGTGGACGACGGCGGGAAGTACCGTTTGTGTGCCACCTCGCTGGCTAAATCTGTGGTTACCCAGCAACTGGTTGCCGCCCATGCAGGAGAGCAGATTTTAGTGATCGGGCAGTACATTGACCAGCTTGATGAGCTGGCTGCTCGTCTGGCCGCACCACTGATCAAGGGCACAACCGACGTCAAGGAGCGGGAGCGGCTTTTCGCGGAGTTCCGGGCAGGGCGCTTATCAACTCTTGTGGTGTCCAAGGTGGCGAATTTTTCCATCGACCTGCCAGAGGCTTCCGTTGCCATTCAGGTCTCCGGGGCGTTCGGCTCCCGGCAGGAGGAGGCCCAGCGATTGGGCCGGCTCATGCGTCCTAAAGCTGATGGACGCACAGCGCGGTTTTACACCCTGGTGGCCCGCGACACTGTGGACGCCGATTTTGCCGCGAAACGTCAGCGTTTCCTGGCCGAGCAAGGCTATGCGTACCGCATCATGGACGCCAAAGACGCCGCCTCCCCTCCGCCCCCCTAA
- the serC gene encoding phosphoserine transaminase, with protein MSESTPLTIPANLLPADGRFGAGPSKVRPEQVAALSEAGSALLGTSHRQAPVKNLVGDVRNGLKQFFGAPDDYEVILGVGGSTAFWDVAAFGLVEEKAQHLSFGEFGSKFASATNNAPFLAASSILKAEPGTRPVSVAEAGVDTYAWPQNETSTGVAAPVQRVAGADDGALVLIDATSAAGGLAVDVRESDVYYFAPQKNFASDGGLWLGLFSPAALERAARIGASTRWVPDFLNLNTAIDNSLKNQTYNTPALSTLVTLNNQVQWLNANGGLDFASARTADSAGRLYSWAAASAVATPFVTNPEDRSNVIVTIDFDESVDAAAVAKVLRANGIVDTEPYRKLGRNQLRIATFVAIDPDDVTALTKCIDYVIENI; from the coding sequence GTGAGCGAATCAACGCCCCTCACCATTCCCGCCAACCTGCTTCCGGCTGATGGCCGTTTTGGCGCCGGCCCCTCAAAGGTCCGCCCCGAGCAGGTTGCGGCCCTCTCCGAAGCGGGTTCCGCGCTGCTGGGCACCTCCCACCGGCAGGCGCCTGTGAAGAACCTTGTTGGCGATGTCCGCAACGGTTTAAAGCAGTTCTTTGGTGCCCCGGATGACTACGAGGTGATTCTTGGCGTTGGCGGATCCACAGCGTTCTGGGATGTTGCAGCGTTTGGTCTGGTGGAGGAGAAGGCTCAGCACCTTTCTTTCGGTGAGTTCGGCTCCAAGTTTGCCTCCGCCACCAACAATGCCCCGTTCCTGGCGGCTTCCTCCATCCTCAAGGCCGAGCCCGGAACACGCCCGGTCTCAGTTGCCGAAGCCGGCGTGGACACCTATGCGTGGCCTCAGAACGAAACCTCCACAGGTGTTGCCGCTCCCGTGCAGCGCGTTGCTGGCGCGGATGACGGCGCTTTGGTCCTGATTGATGCAACCTCTGCTGCTGGCGGTCTAGCCGTTGATGTGCGTGAGAGTGATGTTTACTACTTCGCACCGCAAAAGAACTTTGCCTCCGACGGCGGCCTGTGGCTTGGGCTGTTCTCTCCGGCAGCTCTGGAACGGGCAGCACGTATTGGCGCTTCCACCCGGTGGGTTCCTGACTTCTTGAATTTGAACACGGCCATTGATAACTCATTGAAGAACCAGACCTACAACACCCCTGCACTCTCCACCCTTGTCACCTTGAACAACCAGGTGCAGTGGCTGAACGCCAACGGCGGCCTTGACTTTGCTTCAGCACGCACTGCTGATTCGGCCGGACGTTTGTACTCCTGGGCAGCAGCTTCTGCGGTAGCCACGCCGTTTGTGACCAACCCGGAAGACCGCTCCAACGTCATTGTCACTATCGACTTTGACGAGTCCGTGGACGCCGCAGCCGTGGCCAAGGTATTGCGTGCCAACGGGATCGTTGACACTGAGCCGTACCGCAAGCTGGGTCGCAACCAACTCCGCATCGCCACGTTCGTTGCCATCGATCCGGACGATGTCACAGCGTTGACGAAGTGTATTGACTACGTGATCGAGAATATCTAA
- a CDS encoding DUF3027 domain-containing protein: MTEFPSEPALSSAPKTNSESLYGVPLWRLGKPDAFLAAEERAARTAAQDIAGADEIGVHVGVRSEGVRCVTHLFESLKPGYRGWVWFATLTRISRSKAATVNEVGLLPTGDAVLAPAWVPWSERVRPEDQESADAGSSHAIAERLAGGTVPEGDAESVQELNDDAEGDPSAFVTDDDAVDSD, translated from the coding sequence ATGACCGAATTTCCCAGCGAACCAGCCCTCTCTTCGGCTCCAAAAACCAACTCTGAGAGCCTATACGGCGTTCCTCTGTGGCGTCTTGGGAAGCCTGATGCTTTCCTGGCTGCCGAGGAACGCGCTGCCCGAACTGCTGCACAGGACATTGCTGGTGCCGACGAGATTGGTGTACATGTGGGTGTTCGCAGCGAAGGTGTGCGGTGTGTGACGCACCTGTTTGAGTCCCTCAAGCCCGGGTACCGGGGCTGGGTGTGGTTTGCCACGCTGACGAGGATCTCGCGCAGTAAAGCCGCCACTGTCAATGAAGTGGGGCTCTTACCCACAGGCGATGCCGTGCTGGCCCCTGCCTGGGTGCCTTGGTCTGAGCGGGTGCGCCCGGAGGACCAGGAAAGCGCTGATGCTGGCTCTTCTCACGCTATTGCTGAACGGCTTGCCGGCGGGACGGTTCCCGAAGGGGACGCTGAGTCGGTGCAGGAGCTTAACGACGATGCCGAGGGTGACCCGTCAGCGTTCGTAACCGATGATGACGCCGTAGACTCCGACTAA